The following are encoded together in the Planctobacterium marinum genome:
- a CDS encoding response regulator yields the protein MKKILTVDDSASMRAMVAFTLKAQGFDVTEAVNGQEGLEKAKGSSYDLVISDVNMPVMDGIQFITELRKEENYRFTPILMLTTESGMDKKQEGKAAGATGWIVKPFDPQKLVAVVNKVLK from the coding sequence ATGAAGAAGATTCTGACTGTTGATGATTCTGCCTCAATGAGAGCCATGGTGGCATTTACCCTCAAAGCTCAGGGTTTTGATGTAACCGAGGCCGTAAATGGCCAGGAAGGTCTGGAAAAAGCCAAGGGCAGTAGCTACGACCTGGTGATTTCAGATGTGAATATGCCGGTAATGGATGGCATTCAGTTTATTACCGAACTACGCAAAGAAGAAAACTACCGTTTTACGCCCATACTAATGTTAACAACGGAATCGGGTATGGATAAAAAGCAAGAGGGTAAAGCGGCAGGTGCCACTGGTTGGATTGTAAAACCTTTTGACCCTCAAAAACTTGTCGCGGTTGTGAACAAAGTACTGAAATAA